One window of Methanocaldococcus sp. genomic DNA carries:
- the csm5 gene encoding type III-A CRISPR-associated RAMP protein Csm5 produces the protein MEVKCKTITPIFIGCGDEYSPLDYYIVGKTAKIIDLEKAMMSLKNIDDINYLSELIKSYIYNNRLEVNVKDLLKEVGIDAEKYVIREVECEIEEHRNIKVKKFINQNGFPYIPGSSIKGAIRTAYIFDYYDDKKRIYELIDILKRRDIEIWKKGEAVVKNAISKNIQDDFFKHLIVSDSECLNGKFKFIMTKRWNIKKRKLQVPTPLEAFMNNNEFNLRIIIKDEFIKEMFKKTERTYKDMDEKKKFDELKRMCNKLTETVIDFELERENNENLKKFYKDLKNKLNNKEIYLNVGFGGGFLTKTIYLLLWKYDKGNKYLNLMKKIFRNEKNKNLRTSWNKTYKYYDFPKTKTVYVKDDEIISPLGWIKINY, from the coding sequence ATGGAAGTTAAATGTAAAACTATAACACCAATTTTTATAGGTTGTGGAGATGAATATTCTCCTTTAGATTATTATATAGTAGGTAAAACGGCAAAAATCATTGATTTAGAAAAGGCTATGATGAGTTTAAAAAATATTGATGATATAAATTATTTATCTGAACTAATAAAATCATATATCTATAACAACAGATTAGAAGTTAATGTAAAAGACCTTTTAAAAGAAGTAGGTATTGACGCTGAGAAATATGTGATTAGAGAAGTTGAATGTGAAATTGAAGAGCATAGAAATATTAAAGTTAAAAAATTCATAAATCAAAATGGGTTTCCATACATTCCCGGAAGTTCAATAAAAGGGGCTATAAGAACGGCGTATATCTTTGATTACTATGATGATAAAAAAAGAATTTATGAACTTATAGATATTTTAAAAAGAAGAGATATCGAAATCTGGAAGAAAGGAGAGGCTGTTGTTAAAAATGCTATTTCAAAAAATATTCAGGATGATTTTTTTAAACATTTAATAGTTTCTGATAGTGAATGTTTAAATGGAAAATTTAAGTTTATTATGACAAAGAGATGGAATATTAAAAAGAGAAAACTTCAAGTTCCTACACCATTAGAGGCGTTTATGAATAACAATGAATTTAATTTAAGAATAATAATTAAAGATGAATTTATAAAAGAAATGTTTAAAAAAACTGAAAGGACTTACAAGGATATGGACGAAAAGAAAAAATTTGATGAATTAAAAAGAATGTGTAATAAATTAACTGAAACTGTTATTGATTTTGAATTAGAAAGAGAAAATAATGAAAATTTAAAAAAATTTTATAAAGATTTAAAAAATAAACTGAATAATAAAGAAATATATTTAAATGTTGGCTTTGGTGGAGGTTTTTTAACAAAAACGATTTATTTATTGTTATGGAAGTATGATAAAGGAAATAAATATCTAAATCTAATGAAAAAAATCTTTAGGAATGAAAAAAATAAGAATTTAAGGACATCTTGGAATAAAACCTATAAATATTATGATTTCCCAAAGACAAAAACCGTTTATGTTAAAGATGATGAGATAATTAGTCCATTAGGATGGATTAAAATAAATTATTGA
- the csx2 gene encoding TIGR02221 family CRISPR-associated protein — MTLLTFLGTGNYDEVKYYYGDKTNYFKSKFIQEALMNIFNENKMIVFVTPQAIVNKNFEELLEKFPNLKAVEIPVPKSEEEFWKLFEIIIESVGEGEEIIFDITHSFRSIPFIGFLIALFLKEVKNVKIKGVYYGAYEPNKEYAPIIDLTPMINLAEWIYAVKDLKKYGRSDSIKEFLDNSRGKKLGSLLDNISKSIYYNLCGITISKAYELNSQKEKLNKILPQIKPMEYIKNDIFEFTKFGIKDFVNKSDNSIKAKLNIEILEKLFELAKYQKEKQLIPQFFQSIREWLIDMLIYEVGKDNEYFLNTWVDENTRKFIEYILYNISINKDKSESKIVKIIENSLNNDEKENKEIEEYLKELKENNIEIKDVVSKLKNTIDNFKEEKIDIIKLLNDIRNIRNPISHAGRKKSVSYKKLDKIENLANNILKECEKILSYIKTVEK, encoded by the coding sequence TTGACATTGCTAACTTTTTTAGGAACAGGAAATTATGATGAAGTAAAATATTACTATGGAGATAAAACAAATTATTTTAAATCAAAGTTTATTCAAGAAGCATTAATGAACATTTTTAATGAGAATAAAATGATAGTATTTGTAACGCCTCAAGCAATCGTTAATAAAAATTTTGAGGAACTCTTAGAAAAATTTCCAAACTTAAAAGCTGTTGAAATACCAGTCCCTAAATCAGAAGAAGAGTTTTGGAAATTATTTGAAATTATAATTGAAAGTGTTGGTGAAGGAGAAGAGATTATATTTGATATAACTCACTCATTTAGATCAATTCCATTTATTGGATTTTTAATAGCCCTATTTTTAAAAGAAGTAAAAAATGTTAAAATAAAAGGAGTTTATTATGGGGCATATGAACCTAATAAAGAGTATGCTCCAATAATTGATTTAACTCCAATGATTAACTTGGCTGAGTGGATTTATGCAGTTAAAGACCTAAAAAAATATGGTAGATCTGACAGTATTAAAGAATTTTTAGATAATTCAAGAGGTAAAAAGTTGGGTAGTCTTTTGGACAATATAAGTAAGTCAATCTATTACAATTTGTGTGGAATTACTATCTCAAAAGCATATGAATTAAATAGCCAAAAAGAAAAACTAAATAAAATTCTTCCACAGATAAAACCAATGGAATACATTAAAAATGATATATTTGAATTCACAAAATTTGGAATTAAGGATTTTGTTAATAAAAGTGACAATAGTATTAAAGCCAAATTGAATATAGAAATTTTAGAAAAACTATTCGAGTTAGCAAAATATCAAAAAGAGAAGCAACTTATACCTCAATTTTTCCAATCTATAAGAGAGTGGTTAATTGATATGTTAATTTATGAAGTTGGAAAGGATAATGAATATTTCTTGAACACATGGGTTGATGAAAATACAAGAAAATTTATAGAATATATCCTCTACAATATTAGCATTAACAAGGACAAAAGTGAATCTAAAATAGTTAAAATAATTGAAAATAGCTTAAATAATGATGAAAAAGAAAATAAAGAAATTGAAGAGTATCTAAAAGAACTAAAGGAAAATAATATAGAAATTAAAGATGTAGTTAGTAAATTAAAAAACACAATTGACAATTTCAAAGAAGAAAAAATTGACATAATAAAATTGCTAAATGATATAAGAAATATTCGTAACCCTATATCACATGCTGGAAGAAAAAAGAGTGTCAGTTACAAGAAATTAGATAAGATTGAAAATCTTGCAAACAATATTCTTAAAGAATGTGAGAAAATACTTTCATATATAAAAACTGTTGAAAAATAA